One region of Takifugu flavidus isolate HTHZ2018 chromosome 14, ASM371156v2, whole genome shotgun sequence genomic DNA includes:
- the LOC130537657 gene encoding homeodomain-interacting protein kinase 2-like isoform X1, with protein sequence MLVDHEKQPFKIKLIDFGVARVASSIPQGSIIQVLCYRSPEVLLGLPLTEAVDMWTLGCLAGMLHLGNRLFDGDNEFDVMRYIVELFGQPPNRMLDAGKKTKQYFKKSMCAWNRTWKLKTGYSRGGHLLLDSLDDILSAFPNKGSENPELSRFVNMLKKMLDLDPATRITPAQLLQHSFLTNTEVGTTSKEPEVTAIKEKGQTLQSHCENPQQNKESQLKTGWKRNHCSKDDDPTFHDSKRPKIQLKVTPRKDTQINAGSSIVPRLPDGMDGGSHCSTSMAVPRISRKALKRRRQYRGSKGEKK encoded by the exons ATGCTAGTGGACCATGAAAAGCAGCCTTTCAAAATCAAACTCATCGACTTTGGCGTTGCCAGGGTTGCATCCAGTATACCACAGGGCTCAATTATACAGGTTCTCTGTTACAG GTCTCCAGAGGTCCTTTTGGGTCTTCCTTTGACAGAGGCTGTTGACATGTGGACTCTGGGCTGTTTGGCTGGAATGTTACATCTTGGGAATCGGCTGTTTGATGGGGACAATGAGTTTGATGTG ATGAGGTACATAGTGGAGCTATTCGGTCAACCACCAAATCGAATGCTGgatgcagggaaaaaaacaaagcaatacTTTAAGAAAAGCATGTGTGCATGGAATCGAACATGGAAACTAAAG ACAGGCTACAGTAGAGGAGGACATTTGCTTCTGGATTCTTTGGATGACATTTTAAGC gcCTTCCCTAATAAAGGCAGCGAAAATCCAGAACTTAGTCGTTTTGttaacatgttaaaaaaaatgcttgaCCTTGATCCTGCTACGCGCATTACCCCAGCTCAACTGTTGCAACATAGttttctgacaaacactga GGTGGGGACAACCTCTAAAGAGCCAGAGGTTACTGCCATCAAGGAAAAAGGACAGACTTTACAGTCACATTGTGAAAACCCCCAGCAGAACAAAGAGAGCCAGTTAAAAACAGGGTGGAAAAGAAATCATTGCTCTAAAGATGATGACCCAACTTTCCACGACTCCAAGCGGCCTAAAATTCAGTTAAAGGTGACACCACGAAAggacacacaaataaatgctgGGAGTTCCATTGTTCCAAGGCTGCCtgatgggatggatggtgggtctCATTGCTCCACCTCGATGGCCGTGCCCAGGATCAGCCGAAAAGCTTTGAAAAGAAGAAGGCAATACAGAGGCagtaaaggagagaaaaagtaA
- the LOC130537657 gene encoding homeodomain-interacting protein kinase 4-like isoform X2 → MLVDHEKQPFKIKLIDFGVARVASSIPQGSIIQVLCYRSPEVLLGLPLTEAVDMWTLGCLAGMLHLGNRLFDGDNEFDVMRYIVELFGQPPNRMLDAGKKTKQYFKKSMCAWNRTWKLKTGYSRGGHLLLDSLDDILSVCFSSFNLLFTSMEQHFL, encoded by the exons ATGCTAGTGGACCATGAAAAGCAGCCTTTCAAAATCAAACTCATCGACTTTGGCGTTGCCAGGGTTGCATCCAGTATACCACAGGGCTCAATTATACAGGTTCTCTGTTACAG GTCTCCAGAGGTCCTTTTGGGTCTTCCTTTGACAGAGGCTGTTGACATGTGGACTCTGGGCTGTTTGGCTGGAATGTTACATCTTGGGAATCGGCTGTTTGATGGGGACAATGAGTTTGATGTG ATGAGGTACATAGTGGAGCTATTCGGTCAACCACCAAATCGAATGCTGgatgcagggaaaaaaacaaagcaatacTTTAAGAAAAGCATGTGTGCATGGAATCGAACATGGAAACTAAAG ACAGGCTACAGTAGAGGAGGACATTTGCTTCTGGATTCTTTGGATGACATTTTAAGCgtatgtttttccagttttaatttgttattcacaTCAATGGAACAACACTTTCTCTAA